A single Calidifontibacter indicus DNA region contains:
- a CDS encoding LutB/LldF family L-lactate oxidation iron-sulfur protein has product MSNPNPLGTTTATFVGMPKFPTMAKDALANTRQRRNLLHATHTIRAKRAAVVDEVPEWQDLRRNGADTKDEVLANLEQYLVQLEQKLTEQGATVHWARDAEEANRIVLDLVKAQGVDEVVKVKSMATQEIELNEALEAAGIHAWETDLAELIVQLGDDRSSHILVPAIHRGRAEIREIFRTRMGQVGRPAPDNMTDEPRELAEAARLHLREKFLRAKVAISGANFAVADTGTLVVLESEGNGRMCLTLPETLISVVGIEKVLPKWEDLGTFMQLLPRSSTGERMNPYTTMWTGPAADDGPQNVHVVLVDNGRTHVLADPVGRQALRCIRCSACLNVCPVYERAGGHAYGSVYPGPIGAVLTPQLRGTSSAIDQSLPYASSLCGACYEVCPVRIDIPTLLVKLRTQVVDEHRDGRPSVEARAMKAAAWMFSDSSHLTKAQKAATLGSKLLGKRTALGAIPGPAAAWSGARDVPVPPKETFRQWWDRTNGGNE; this is encoded by the coding sequence ATGAGCAACCCGAACCCGCTGGGTACCACCACGGCCACCTTCGTCGGCATGCCGAAGTTTCCGACGATGGCCAAGGATGCCCTGGCCAACACCCGCCAGCGACGCAACCTGCTGCACGCCACACACACCATCCGGGCCAAGCGCGCCGCGGTGGTCGACGAGGTGCCCGAGTGGCAGGACCTGCGCCGCAACGGTGCCGACACCAAGGACGAGGTGCTCGCCAACCTGGAGCAGTACCTCGTGCAACTCGAGCAGAAGCTCACCGAGCAGGGCGCGACGGTGCACTGGGCGCGCGACGCCGAGGAGGCGAACCGGATCGTGCTCGATCTGGTGAAGGCCCAGGGCGTCGACGAGGTGGTGAAGGTCAAATCGATGGCCACCCAGGAGATCGAGCTCAACGAGGCATTGGAGGCCGCCGGCATCCACGCCTGGGAGACCGACCTCGCCGAGCTCATCGTGCAACTGGGTGACGACCGCTCCTCCCATATCCTCGTGCCCGCGATCCACCGCGGACGCGCGGAGATCCGCGAGATCTTCCGCACCCGGATGGGGCAAGTCGGCCGGCCGGCGCCGGACAACATGACCGACGAACCCCGCGAACTCGCCGAAGCCGCGCGTCTGCACCTGCGGGAGAAATTCCTGCGGGCCAAGGTCGCGATCTCCGGTGCCAACTTCGCAGTCGCCGACACCGGCACCCTCGTGGTGCTGGAGTCGGAGGGCAACGGACGCATGTGCCTGACCCTGCCCGAGACCCTCATCTCGGTCGTGGGCATCGAGAAGGTGCTGCCGAAGTGGGAAGACCTCGGCACGTTCATGCAACTGCTCCCCCGGTCGAGCACCGGCGAGCGGATGAACCCGTACACGACGATGTGGACAGGTCCTGCCGCCGACGACGGGCCGCAGAACGTTCATGTCGTGCTCGTCGACAACGGCCGCACGCACGTGCTCGCCGACCCGGTCGGGCGGCAGGCGCTGCGGTGCATCCGCTGCTCGGCCTGCCTCAATGTGTGCCCGGTGTACGAACGCGCCGGTGGGCACGCGTACGGGTCGGTCTACCCGGGCCCGATCGGTGCGGTGCTCACCCCGCAACTGCGCGGCACCTCCAGCGCGATCGATCAGTCCTTGCCCTACGCGTCCAGCCTGTGCGGTGCGTGTTACGAGGTCTGCCCGGTGCGCATCGACATCCCGACGTTGCTGGTCAAACTGCGGACGCAGGTGGTCGACGAGCATCGCGACGGACGGCCGTCGGTGGAGGCGCGCGCGATGAAGGCCGCGGCCTGGATGTTCTCCGACAGCAGCCACCTGACCAAGGCGCAGAAGGCGGCGACCCTCGGGTCGAAGCTGCTCGGCAAACGCACCGCGCTCGGGGCCATCCCCGGTCCGGCGGCGGCGTGGAGCGGAGCACGCGACGTGCCGGTGCCGCCCAAGGAGACCTTCCGGCAATGGTGGGACCGCACGAACGGAGGCAACGAATGA
- a CDS encoding L-lactate permease has product MTTTYTPPLAPVADSLWLSAIVAMLPLLTVFVTLGALRWKAHWAGLTALAVSIVVAVMAFDMPANLAVLSATEGAVFGLFPIMWIVFCAIVLYQITVVSGRFDDLRATFHLVSDDPRIQAIIIAFCFGAMLEALAGFGAPVAITGVMLMAVGFSPLRAAAVALLANTAPVAFGAVGTPIITAGTLTKIDYNEIGAYVGHQTPVLAIFVPLMLVALVDGKRGIKQTWPIAIVVGLAFGVAQWVSATWISVELTDVIASLAALAVAVIMLRFWKPVGRDEALADLALARKRELATVGGSGDAGDVGTDEADTAQSAEELDAHARSLSPGRIGMALFPYLLIIVVFAAAKLIDPIKNALADTDRKIEWPGLHGEVVNAAGKVSSTTIYNFQWLSSPGTLLLICSLIVALVYKVSPGKWLHEFTSSAVKLRFAFLTVASVLALAYVMNLSGQTITIGTWIAGAGTAFAFLSPILGWLGTAVTGSDTSANALFATLQQTAAHNAGIDPTLLVASNSSGGVVGKMVSPQNLTIAATSVGLLGRESDIFRKVVLWSIGLLAVMCLLVGLQATVLSWMLPS; this is encoded by the coding sequence ATGACGACCACCTACACCCCACCGCTCGCGCCGGTGGCCGACAGCCTCTGGTTGTCGGCGATCGTCGCGATGCTCCCGTTGCTGACCGTGTTCGTGACCCTCGGCGCGCTGCGCTGGAAGGCGCACTGGGCCGGCCTCACCGCTCTCGCCGTCTCGATCGTCGTCGCCGTGATGGCGTTCGACATGCCGGCCAACCTCGCCGTGCTGTCCGCCACCGAGGGCGCCGTCTTCGGGCTCTTCCCGATCATGTGGATCGTGTTCTGCGCGATCGTGCTCTACCAGATCACGGTGGTGAGTGGACGCTTCGACGACCTGCGCGCCACCTTCCACCTGGTCTCCGACGACCCGCGCATCCAGGCCATCATCATCGCCTTCTGTTTCGGCGCGATGCTGGAGGCACTCGCCGGATTCGGCGCGCCCGTCGCGATCACCGGCGTGATGTTGATGGCAGTCGGGTTCTCCCCGCTGCGCGCGGCCGCGGTCGCGCTGCTCGCCAACACCGCGCCGGTCGCCTTCGGCGCCGTCGGCACCCCAATCATCACGGCGGGCACGCTCACCAAGATCGACTACAACGAGATCGGCGCCTATGTCGGTCACCAGACCCCCGTACTCGCCATCTTCGTGCCGCTGATGCTCGTCGCCCTGGTCGACGGCAAGCGCGGCATCAAGCAGACCTGGCCGATCGCGATCGTCGTCGGCCTTGCGTTCGGCGTCGCCCAGTGGGTTTCGGCCACCTGGATCTCGGTCGAGCTGACCGACGTCATCGCTTCTCTCGCCGCCCTCGCCGTGGCCGTCATCATGCTGCGCTTCTGGAAGCCGGTCGGACGCGACGAAGCCCTCGCCGACCTCGCCCTCGCCCGTAAGCGCGAGCTGGCCACCGTCGGTGGCTCCGGTGACGCCGGTGATGTCGGCACCGACGAGGCCGACACCGCCCAGAGCGCCGAGGAACTCGACGCCCACGCGCGCTCGCTCTCCCCGGGACGCATCGGAATGGCGTTGTTCCCCTACCTGCTGATCATCGTCGTCTTCGCTGCCGCGAAGCTCATCGACCCGATCAAGAACGCCCTCGCCGACACCGACCGCAAGATCGAATGGCCTGGCCTGCACGGCGAGGTGGTCAACGCCGCCGGCAAGGTGTCGTCGACCACGATCTACAACTTCCAGTGGCTCTCCTCTCCCGGCACGCTGCTGCTCATCTGCTCACTGATCGTCGCGCTCGTCTACAAGGTGTCACCGGGCAAGTGGCTGCACGAGTTCACCTCCAGCGCAGTCAAGTTGCGGTTCGCCTTCCTGACGGTCGCATCGGTTCTCGCCCTGGCTTATGTGATGAACCTGTCGGGCCAGACGATCACCATCGGCACCTGGATCGCCGGGGCCGGCACCGCGTTCGCGTTCCTGTCGCCGATCCTCGGTTGGTTGGGCACCGCGGTCACCGGTTCCGACACCAGCGCCAACGCGCTGTTCGCGACGCTGCAGCAGACCGCGGCGCACAACGCCGGCATCGACCCGACCCTGCTCGTTGCCTCGAACTCCTCAGGCGGCGTCGTCGGCAAGATGGTCAGCCCGCAGAACCTCACCATCGCCGCCACCTCGGTCGGTCTGCTCGGCCGCGAGTCGGACATCTTCCGCAAGGTCGTGCTGTGGTCGATCGGACTGCTGGCCGTCATGTGTCTGCTCGTCGGCTTGCAGGCCACCGTGCTCTCGTGGATGCTGCCGTCATGA
- a CDS encoding (Fe-S)-binding protein: protein MRVALFATCFNDTMWPETPKATVRLLRRLGVDVEFPPEQTCCGQMFTNTGYADEAIPLARKFVDVFEPYDAVVSVSGSCTGSVREQYDELARRSGDGALVDGVTKVAPKTYELSEFIVDVLGTTNVGAYFPHRVTYHPTCHSLRMLKVGDRPLQLLRAVRGIDLVELPAADECCGFGGTFAMKNADISVAMGSDKARHIRETEAEVVVAGDNSCLAQIGGVLGRQRSGVRTMHLAEVLASTDGSTT from the coding sequence ATGAGAGTCGCGCTGTTCGCCACCTGTTTCAACGACACGATGTGGCCGGAGACCCCCAAGGCGACGGTGCGCCTGCTGCGCCGCCTCGGTGTCGACGTCGAGTTCCCGCCGGAGCAGACCTGCTGCGGTCAGATGTTCACCAACACGGGCTACGCCGATGAGGCAATTCCGTTGGCGCGCAAGTTCGTCGACGTGTTCGAGCCGTACGACGCCGTGGTGTCGGTTAGTGGTTCGTGCACCGGTTCGGTGCGCGAGCAGTACGACGAGTTGGCCCGTCGCTCCGGCGACGGCGCCCTCGTCGACGGGGTCACGAAGGTCGCTCCCAAGACGTACGAGCTGTCGGAGTTCATCGTCGATGTGCTCGGCACGACGAACGTCGGTGCCTACTTCCCGCACCGCGTCACCTATCACCCCACCTGCCACTCGTTGCGGATGCTCAAGGTGGGTGACCGGCCGCTGCAGTTGTTGCGGGCGGTGCGCGGCATCGACCTCGTCGAGCTGCCCGCGGCCGACGAATGCTGCGGGTTCGGTGGCACCTTCGCGATGAAGAACGCCGACATCTCGGTGGCCATGGGCAGCGACAAGGCCCGCCACATCCGCGAGACCGAGGCAGAGGTCGTCGTCGCCGGCGACAACTCCTGCCTCGCACAGATCGGTGGGGTGCTCGGCCGGCAACGGTCCGGCGTCCGCACCATGCACCTCGCCGAGGTGCTCGCCTCGACCGACGGGAGCACGACATGA